One genomic region from Gammaproteobacteria bacterium encodes:
- a CDS encoding YncE family protein, with product MACGGAADGPEDPPRLYVTSGFTDRIHVLDARDGTTLRIVSLDRRRTETDEPHGVTVSADGRHWYATLAHGHPTLWKFETDGDRLVGRLQLDMPGAARVELTPDGRRAFIPDYWRGGLGDESRVAVVDVHDLTVAALPVVCPAPHHAAVDPAGTRVAVTCSLSDEIVLMDAASAATLARVPAGPDPAPAGTPRYTPMNVAWSPDGARFFATMAGSGEVRAFSRAGQPEGAVAVGPMPAQIAGSADGRVLVVANRRGGSVSVLDPATLTEVRRIELAGAAFPHGVALDPPGEVAYVTWEGGVGEAGGVAAVRIGTGELLWRREVGVLTLGIAYLPGRGTGRT from the coding sequence GTGGCCTGCGGAGGGGCGGCGGATGGCCCGGAGGACCCGCCCCGCCTGTACGTCACTTCCGGGTTCACGGACCGGATCCATGTGCTGGACGCGCGCGACGGGACCACCCTGCGCATCGTCTCGCTGGACCGCCGCCGCACCGAGACCGACGAGCCCCACGGCGTGACCGTTTCCGCCGACGGCCGCCACTGGTACGCCACCCTCGCGCACGGGCACCCCACCCTGTGGAAGTTCGAGACCGACGGCGACCGGCTGGTCGGGCGCCTCCAGCTGGACATGCCGGGCGCGGCGCGGGTGGAACTCACCCCCGACGGCCGCCGCGCCTTCATCCCCGACTACTGGCGGGGCGGCCTGGGAGACGAAAGCCGCGTGGCGGTGGTGGACGTCCACGACCTGACCGTGGCGGCGCTGCCGGTGGTGTGCCCCGCCCCCCACCACGCCGCCGTCGACCCGGCCGGGACGCGGGTCGCCGTCACCTGCTCGCTCTCCGACGAAATCGTGCTGATGGACGCGGCCTCGGCGGCCACCCTCGCCCGCGTCCCGGCCGGACCCGATCCCGCCCCCGCCGGAACGCCGCGCTACACCCCCATGAACGTCGCCTGGAGCCCCGACGGCGCCCGCTTCTTCGCAACCATGGCTGGGAGCGGGGAGGTGCGGGCCTTCTCCCGCGCGGGCCAACCAGAGGGCGCCGTCGCGGTGGGGCCCATGCCCGCACAGATCGCGGGCTCGGCGGACGGGCGGGTGCTGGTGGTGGCGAACCGGCGCGGCGGCTCGGTGTCGGTGCTCGACCCGGCCACCCTCACGGAGGTGCGCCGCATCGAGCTGGCTGGCGCGGCGTTCCCGCACGGGGTGGCGCTCGACCCGCCGGGCGAGGTCGCCTACGTGACCTGGGAGGGCGGGGTCGGCGAGGCCGGGGGGGTGGCCGCCGTGCGCATCGGCACGGGCGAACTGCTGTGGAGACGCGAGGTCGGCGTCCTCACTCTGGGGATTGCGTACCTTCCCGGCCGCGGGACCGGTCGAACCTGA
- the msrB gene encoding peptide-methionine (R)-S-oxide reductase MsrB, whose protein sequence is MGRKGKAGVRVSDREWKQRLTREQFRVTRRKGTERAFTGAYWNLKDDGLYRCVCCEAPLFDSGDKYDSGTGWPSFSDTAEGADIRLEDDRSFFMRRTEVLCAECDAHLGHVFGDGPAPTGQRYCINSAALRFDRSRGREGTQSPE, encoded by the coding sequence ATGGGCAGGAAAGGGAAGGCCGGAGTACGCGTGAGCGACCGTGAATGGAAGCAGCGTCTGACCCGGGAGCAGTTTCGCGTAACCCGCCGCAAGGGGACGGAGCGGGCCTTTACCGGAGCTTACTGGAACCTGAAGGACGACGGCCTCTATCGCTGCGTGTGCTGCGAAGCCCCGCTGTTCGACTCGGGGGACAAGTACGATTCGGGGACGGGATGGCCGAGCTTCAGCGACACGGCCGAAGGCGCCGACATCCGTCTCGAGGACGACCGCAGCTTCTTCATGCGCCGCACCGAGGTGCTGTGCGCGGAGTGCGACGCCCATCTCGGCCATGTATTCGGGGACGGTCCCGCCCCCACCGGCCAGCGCTACTGCATCAACTCCGCGGCGCTCAGGTTCGACCGGTCCCGCGGCCGGGAAGGTACGCAATCCCCAGAGTGA
- a CDS encoding ATP-binding protein, producing the protein MKLRAHHGLFLGFVAVVGILVAAMVVIVGTGLRRQLVESYQSDLAGDLALAQLLLEGSDGGFSNLQELAERMRERVDYRVTVIAPDGTVLADSDSDYRAMENHGDRPEVQGALAGSTTFAERRSATVGVALLYAATVLGFEGEPVVLRLAASLEAIDATVIQTQGAIAGAGAVAIVLALGLSYVLARALAHPLERVAARARLIAAGADGMQPLASSRMTELAELVEAFNRLTSDLDARIRELAGARDEVRDVLNAINEGVVALNADARLVRINEAAMRILDVEPVPALTHVSLFVRSAELRLLMEAAPSQAVGAREVHLGEKRYLVSGRPLGAGGAVITFVDVSEIRRLEEVRSDFVANASHELKTPLTAVRGFSETLLEDDPPEDLRQSFLDLIWRNTVRLQQLVEDLLDLSRLESGGWVPQSEPVRVEEVAVKAWAQAGPRVSESSVRLHIDGTGIATADARGLSQIFQNLFDNALRHTPSGGSIRVQVESEASEGLLLVSVRDTGSGILPAHLPRIFERFYRVDPARSRAEGGTGLGLAIVRHLVIAMGGEVWAESVIEEGTTIRFTLPRGSATSLSLMELDEEDDDDEDDELDYGDFVAASSLIGE; encoded by the coding sequence CTGGCGCTGGCGCAGCTGCTGCTGGAGGGAAGCGATGGGGGCTTCTCCAATCTGCAAGAGCTGGCGGAGCGCATGCGGGAGCGGGTCGACTACAGGGTTACGGTGATCGCGCCCGACGGGACCGTTCTCGCCGACTCCGATTCGGACTACCGCGCGATGGAGAACCACGGCGACCGCCCGGAGGTGCAGGGGGCCCTCGCGGGTTCGACCACGTTCGCCGAGCGCCGGAGCGCGACGGTGGGAGTTGCCCTCCTGTACGCAGCGACCGTGCTCGGGTTCGAGGGCGAGCCCGTCGTCCTGCGTCTGGCGGCGTCGCTTGAGGCCATCGACGCCACGGTGATTCAGACGCAGGGGGCCATCGCCGGCGCCGGCGCGGTGGCGATCGTCCTGGCGCTAGGTCTCTCGTACGTGCTGGCGCGCGCCCTGGCCCATCCCCTCGAGCGGGTGGCGGCGCGCGCGCGCCTGATCGCCGCCGGCGCGGACGGCATGCAGCCGCTGGCTTCGTCGCGCATGACCGAACTCGCCGAGCTGGTCGAGGCCTTCAACCGCCTCACCTCGGACCTGGACGCGCGCATCCGCGAGCTTGCGGGCGCGCGCGACGAGGTGCGCGACGTGCTCAACGCCATCAACGAGGGGGTTGTCGCCCTGAACGCCGATGCCCGTCTGGTGCGCATCAACGAGGCTGCGATGCGCATTCTCGACGTGGAGCCGGTTCCCGCGCTGACGCATGTGAGCCTGTTCGTGCGTTCCGCGGAGCTCCGGCTGCTCATGGAGGCGGCTCCGTCCCAAGCCGTGGGCGCGCGCGAAGTCCACCTGGGCGAGAAGCGGTACCTGGTGTCGGGCCGGCCGCTGGGGGCGGGCGGGGCCGTCATCACCTTCGTCGACGTGAGCGAGATCCGGCGCCTCGAAGAAGTGCGGAGCGACTTTGTCGCCAACGCGTCCCACGAACTCAAGACGCCCCTAACCGCGGTGCGCGGGTTTTCGGAGACCCTCCTCGAGGACGATCCGCCCGAGGACCTCCGCCAGAGCTTCCTCGATCTCATCTGGCGCAATACCGTGCGCCTGCAGCAGCTGGTCGAGGACCTGCTCGACCTGTCACGCCTGGAGTCCGGGGGATGGGTGCCCCAGTCCGAACCGGTCCGGGTGGAAGAGGTGGCCGTCAAGGCCTGGGCCCAGGCCGGGCCGCGCGTCTCCGAATCGAGCGTGCGGCTGCACATCGACGGAACCGGAATCGCGACGGCCGACGCCCGCGGGCTCTCGCAGATCTTCCAGAACCTCTTCGACAACGCGCTCCGGCACACCCCCTCGGGAGGGTCGATCCGGGTGCAGGTCGAGTCCGAGGCGAGTGAGGGCCTCCTCCTCGTGTCGGTAAGGGATACGGGCAGCGGCATCCTGCCGGCCCACCTGCCGCGCATCTTCGAACGGTTCTACCGGGTGGATCCGGCCCGCTCGAGAGCGGAAGGAGGGACTGGCCTGGGGCTTGCAATCGTGCGCCATCTGGTGATCGCCATGGGAGGCGAGGTCTGGGCCGAGAGCGTGATCGAGGAGGGAACCACGATTCGCTTCACGCTCCCGCGCGGCTCCGCGACTTCGCTGTCTCTCATGGAGCTGGATGAGGAAGACGACGACGATGAGGACGACGAACTCGACTACGGAGACTTCGTCGCCGCGTCGTCGCTGATTGGGGAGTAG